The following proteins are encoded in a genomic region of Corylus avellana chromosome ca4, CavTom2PMs-1.0:
- the LOC132179487 gene encoding serine/threonine-protein kinase STY13-like, which produces MEERCKGYVRAADMIDIKRLDEQLDKHINRLWAMENDQKGNKLRVTAREDWEIDPDKLLIKQPIARGAFGTVHRGLYNGKDIAVKVLNWEEEGQRTEAKIVSLWTAFRQEVSVWHKLDHPNVVKFIGATMDTSALKTNGTRSKRTGMPSINGACVLIEYLPRGTLKSYLIKNMGRKLPFKIVIRLALDLARGLDYLHSMKVVHRDIKTENMLLDKNLTLKITDFGVARFQAMNPNEMTGNTGTPGYMAPEVMENEPYDRKCDVYSFGICLWEIYCCDMPYAQIRSSDLASSVLYQNMKPEIPRCCPSSLAQVITQCWDPVPNKRPDMKEVVNMLEAIDTSKGRGMTPLHEPQGCLFSCCL; this is translated from the exons ATGGAAGAACGGTGTAAAGGGTATGTGAGGGCGGCGGACATGATTGACATAAAGAGGTTGGACGAGCAGCTTGACAAGCATATCAACCGATTATGGGCGATGGAGAACGaccaaaaaggaaataaattaagAGTCACCGCCAGAGAGGACTGGGAAATCGATCCCGACAAGCTTCTCATAAAACAACCGATTGCTCGCGGTGCTTTTGGTACGGTCCACAGAGGGCTCTACAATGGCAAAGACATCGCTG TTAAAGTGCTGAACTGGGAAGAAGAGGGACAGAGAACAGAAGCTAAAATAGTTTCGCTTTGGACTGCTTTTAGACAGGAGGTTTCTGTTTGGCATAAGCTTGATCACCCTAATGTTGTTAAG TTCATAGGAGCTACAATGGACACATCAGCCTTAAAAACCAACGGTACACGTAGCAAGCGAACGGGGATGCCAAGTATTAATGGTGCTTGTGTTCTTATCGAGTATCTTCCTCGGGGTACGCTGAAATCTTACCTGATAAAGAACATGGGAAGGAAGCTGCCTTTCAAAATTGTCATTCGACTCGCGCTAGATCTTGCCAGAGG GTTGGATTATCTTCACTCCATGAAGGTTGTTCACAGAGACATAAAGACAGAAAACATGCTTCTTGACAAGAATCTTACTCTAAAGATAACAGATTTTGGAGTTGCTCGTTTTCAGGCTATGAATCCTAATGAGATGACAGGCAATACAGGGACCCCTGGCTACATGGCTCCTGAG GTCATGGAAAATGAACCATATGACAGAAAATGTGACGTGTACAGTTTTGGAATTTGCTTGTGGGAGATATATTGCTGTGATATGCCATATGCTCAAATCAGATCATCAGATTTAGCTTCATCTGTTTTGTATCAG AATATGAAGCCAGAGATACCCAGGTGCTGCCCAAGCTCTCTAGCACAAGTCATCACGCAGTGCTGGGATCCAGTCCCCAACAAAAGACCAGACATGAAAGAGGTGGTAAACATGTTAGAAGCCATTGACACTTCAAAGGGCAGAGGGATGACCCCTTTGCATGAACCACAGGGTTGCCTTTTCTCCTGCTGCCTGTGA